The Hippoglossus stenolepis isolate QCI-W04-F060 chromosome 1, HSTE1.2, whole genome shotgun sequence DNA segment tttttttttttgttctggcTGAGGCCTTTTCGAGCACCtgtcacaaaataaataactgtgCAGGCAGACATACCATCAGTGTTGTGTTATAAGCAATATATTGTAACCATGTCTTCAAAGTAATACCTGAACCTTTGGCCTGAAAGTCACTATGAGATGATTTGAGGAGATAtctgtttacacatttttaatatcTTATAACCCGAGTGCTTGTATTAATTTCACTTTTGGCTGAGTCTGGACACAAGAGTCAGACTCAGAGCACTTAAAGCCAAACTCACTATTGGTTCTGGTAAATCATTTAGAGCTTTAAACAATTAACTACATATCAGCAAGTTGAAATGTTGGGAAGGAGCAAAAAGGTCCAAATAGATACTGTTTATTATACAAAATATAGTTTAGCATAGTACACAATGTCCAGATTGTGGCAGTTTAAACAATACTGATATAATGTTTTTATAGTATcatttatagtatttatatttatatactggGTTTGATCAATCTGATTCAGGTGTAGTAAAGTATATGTTACATATAATATGTCTATACATTTCATTAACGGTTATCAGATTGGATTATTCCAATGCATAACCAAAATAAATTGAGCTCAATCCCaacaaaaattaatttaaatgttgatcataactaacacacatacacacacatacacacacacacacacacacacacacacacacacacacacagaaaaactaaatcagtcCATTCACAGAGCCACATGTGTGTAAGAAGAacatgagcagagagaaaacctGAGCTTGAGGTTGTCACTGCTCCTCGtccttaaatatataaaacaaaaacataaagatCAGCTGGAGTAAGAGTTTGAGTTTTGAAGTACTCATGctacagatttttgtttttaaacaacagCAGGACCTGGACAGGCCATAAATcacaaaattaaatgttatcTTCTTTGATAGTTATACTGCTGAATATTGTCTCTTGGTATGTTTATGattctttatttcattgtttggtTAAGTTCACAGTGAAATATATTATCTACATTTAAAATTGTTACCAAAAGGATGTGAATAAAGGACAAAACACTTTTTGCAAAACTATAAGAAAGAGGTGAGTTTTACCCaggaattatttaaaaaatggatgGAAACAAAAGTGGTTAATCATATTTAATTACAAGTGCAGTTCAAAAGCTGTTTTGATTTTCTCGTTGCGCATCCTCATCCACAGCAACAAGATctcacacaaaacattttaatgacagtTAATAAACCATCTGCAGAAAACTCAACTCACTGTGTTGACATGGGTTTAATAGTGTTTCtatgtgaaaacaacaaacaaacattaaaatatagACGCTGCAACAGCCGTGAACAAACTGGCACAACTTCAGCTGATTCCAGCCTGGGGAGTTcgagggtggggggggcatTGTAAATTACTTATGGGTCTGACAATAGAGGCAAAGTGCCACAGAACCCTAAAACATTCAAGAGAAAACGAGTCACTGTGAAAAGTTCAGTAATGCGGCCCCCCTGAATTCCAAACAAGAACATTTGGCTCTTGCCAAAGTTTAAGTGGACGATTTCAGTAGCACATGTATATTTCATGAGGTTAATGGGCCCCATCAAGTTGTGATTAGAGATTCTTCTGGGATGCTGGAGTGACAGCTACGACGGCTGGGCTGGATCCAGCCGTTATTAACAGCTCAAAAACAATGATGCTGCATGTGATATTTCATTGTACGTtgaatgtatataaaataaccACATAGCCCGACCTTTGAACTGGAGCATGAGCCAAACAGTGCTCTTAGTTATAACAATTAACCTTatattatatagtatatattaCAGCATCGGCTACACATTGTGGGTTAATGCTGTGAACCGGAGCATCATGAACCTTCACTTCACACTTAATGCATTAATCACAACATCACCAGGGTCCATGGTCCTTGGATTTGACCTCATTGATATTTGATGTTTCCAGTTTAAACATTGCGGAGGAAATTCTTTAAAAGCAGCCACAGCAGTTTTAGACGTTCAAAACTCTCACAAATCTTTATTGACACTGACTAAGACTATAAAACTGATGGTAATTGTTATAATGAGATCTCCAAGGCCAGCATGAAAAGGTTGAGTGAACAGAGGTCGAGCTCAGCCTGGTTTTAAAACTACCTGCATCAAATTTCGATTACATTCAGGGCACGTTTATAATAAGACAATAATTCGGCTTGAAAATGACAatgtaaaaattacattttaaagcaacTGACGCTGGCGACTCATTCACGTCGAATCACCTGTTACGCACTTTATGCAGAGTAAGGTCTAGTCGAGAAAAAAGATCAATATGAACTCCACTAAAATATGTAAGGTTTAGTTAATGCATCCTAATTCAATTTAAACGCCATTAGCTCTGTCAGCTGACAAAGCTATTTGCAAATCACAGATTACAAAACGAGGTAacttattaaaaataaatacacacacacacacacatatatatatatatatatatgaatattgaGAGGATACAACCATCACAACTTTATTTTGCAAACTTATGATCTATAGTaagatttttaatatttacagctgtatttaaaatcatacatttgatttatattgatCATAGCAAGATTGTGATATAATTTGCATTGTTCAGTTTTTCAGGCGTGATGAATCAGGAATTAATGGCATATAACAGAAAAAGAAGTCTACAGTGATTTTTCTGAAATTGAACCACTTTCAATTTCCAAAATCAGTTAAATTCCTGTGTGAATTTTTTGTAGACCAAAAAAGATTGGAATAATAACACTTTTTATCTGCTATAAAGGCCTTGATATGAATCATATTGTTCGGCTCAGCCTGGTGAAGTAAGTCCAGCTCATGTATGTGAACTGGACTGACTTCATGTCAGCTAGGTGTCTTTACTTGTTCAGGAGACACAGGATGCAGTAACGGCCATGAGTGAAAACGTCTCCTCCTGCCTGCCTGGCAGCAGCGATGCAATTTAATATGATAAGGGTGAGGTTGTTGTTGCAAAGTAAGTTTGAGACAGGggtaaaaaattataaatcccaaataataatatcttcaggtaaatactgtagttatatGTCATTCTCAAGGCTTGAGTAAGTTGGCATAACATGAGGTCTTTGGCAAATCTTTCACATCAGTTGAAAATGATTTAACTCAACTGTAAAACAGAGTTGAAGGATTAAATTCCCATTCTTTGTCCTAAATTAACCTTGATTTAACTATGCACTGACACAGCCACACAAAGTCCCAACATAAATGTCAAGCTTTTATAAACTTCTCCTCTTGACGTGTGTATGAGGACAAAGTCCAATGAAAATTATGAGGGGGAAACAATTATAGAGACAAGTTAAAGAACAGTTGAGGTGCGTGAGACAGAAGACGTTAAGAGGCACACTGGGGGGTCACCGGATGAGCAAACTGAAGATGTCAGGAGTACAGGGGGAGCACACATGTGGctttcaaaatgagaaaaactgaTTTAGATTATTAGTCAGATTTTTGacaatgaaaaagaggaaatgaaaatgtatttgtacacagacacagcaaACTATAACATTGTACCTTCTTTTcaatactttaaatattaaaagataattccaacaataaaataaaatgaatataatcGTTGAACTCATAACAGATCCCACACACATACTgatatttttttcacaacaatgTATAATatggaatataaatataaaatgcataTTGCTGAAATGACTGTCTTTAAAAGGTGTGTATCTAATGTGAATCAGTggataaacataaatatataaatgactCAAGAGCAGGGCTTTATTCTCTCTATTCATTAGTTGGATTTATAGACTGAATGAATATCGGTTCAATATGTTCAGCATTACTCCATCTGTCCTACATGCAGTTCTGGTTTGCCTCCAGTAGATGGGGTTGTTCTCGAGTAGATGAGCAGACAGAGCCTCCTCATAGCTGCTGCATTTATGCGCCCCCCCCATAAGAAAATTTAAACCCAGAAAAAACATTAATGCAAGACATTATGATATTTGTTTACGTTTCTtctaaatagaaaaaaaatgtttgcctTCACGTAAAAGAGGAACACTTACTATAAAGTTTGACCAAGACTGaagtcaatatatatatatatatatatagtacataTATATAGGTctagaaaaaataaagatgtgcCGAggtcaaaaataataatttgctATATGGACcaatcaaaaataatgattatgTTTTGCCTGAATAGGAATAAGACATTAACTGAATAGCTGAAAACATCTGGGATTTCTTTGTGGTAGTTATTTTATATGCAGGAGCTTTGGCACATTTTAAgtaatggtgatgatgatgttctTCATCATGAAAATAATGCACATCCAAAAATTGGAAAGAatctgttaaataaatttcttttcaatgtattatttttttctcctgtcttGAAGACTGGCCTGAACAAACCAAATGTAACACACCTTATCAGCCTTTatgtcatgcacacacacacacacacacacacacacacacacacacacacacacacacaccacagattTATTCATGCTTCTTATTCGCAGGTGGAGGCGGATCCCGATTGGAGGAGTCCAGCGTGGACGTCATGACGTCAGAGGAGCGAGTGCGTGTGGGACCCTGCAGCCTCGtggccccctcccctcctccagtCCGGGGAGACACAAGTTTATCAGGGAGGCAGGCGGAGGGCCAGTCAGCCGCTCACATCTTTTCTGCACCTACCACCGAGTCCCCGTCCTCCGTCCTGTATGGTGGATATTATTTTCAGCTCTTCTTTCTTGGGTGATATGGGGGATCATTCCAAAAGTAAGTACACGCTTATAACGTGCGCGCTGCCCTTTAAAGTAGTGGGCAGATTGTGTTTGCGTCGCAGTGGCTTCATGGACACGACATATTCAGCTGTGGATCGATTACCAAAAGTCATTTTACCAATAATGCATTATTCACTATTGcgcatttttattattcatcaggttgttgctttttattcttattatccTCCTGTTTTACGCACAAGTCTCCATCTGTTACATAACACCGAGACTTGTCCAGTCTGCAAAAAAAGAGATCACTGCAAAACTGACACGCACAATCtgcattttaacatttgaatgtatacaccaaaaaaaaaaaaatctttgcaCTTGTTTGTGGTTGAACTCATTCGTCTGTATGTTCACTCTCTTCTGCAGAGAAGCCAGGATTCGCGATGTGTGTCGGGTGTGGAAGTCAGATCCATGACCAGTACATACTGAGAGTCTCTCCCGACCTGGAGTGGCACGCAGCCTGCCTCAAGTGCGCGGAGTGCAGCCAGTACCTGGATGAGTCCTGCACTTGTTTCGTCCGGGACGGAAAAACATATTGCAAAAGAGATTATGTAAGGTAGGGGTATTATTAATCAGcgatatttatttatactctTATATAGGCTGAAATCATTTTAAACGCAAAGTTAAAGCTCAGATCTAATAACATCATTATTGTGCATGTAGCACACAACTTCATTGCACAGCTTAATATACaattttataataatacaaaataaacaccaCAGCACATCtctaattaaaatattaaaatatagcATAAGAGCATTTAAATAGTCTTCATCTCACAACTCAGATGAATGAGCCGAAAGTTGACTTCGGTTTAATTCTTATTTCCTCTGATTTTTAATTCTCTGAACATTTTTAACAGGCTGTTTGGAATAAAATGCGCAAAATGCAACCTGGGGTTCAGCAGCAGCGACCTGGTGATGAGGGCCCGGGATAACGTGTACCACATCGAGTGCTTTCGGTGCTCGGTGTGCAGCCGGCAGCTGCTGCCGGGAGACGAGTTCTCTCTGCGggaagaggagctgctgtgcCGGGCGGACCACAgcctgctgctggagaggagCTCCGCAGGGAGCCCCATCAGCCCCGGACACGTCCACTCCAACAGAGCGCTACACCTGGCAGGTCagtttattataataataataataataataattattattattattgatgccAAATCCCCACTGTTTAGGTATAGTCCCAAATAGAACGCCTGCTGCTAAAGGTAAATCTAGGCATATGACAGAAATTGTATTATAAATACTTGTAAATACTATAAATAATTCAagcattttaatttaactttgttACAGAAAATCGGACTGTATACGTTtaggggaaataaatgaacaatgtGAAGATAAAAAAGTGCAAGATTTGaaatttatttcttttttttttgttcttctttaaCATCTTGATCATTTGTTTGTGGTCGATctcagtgtgtctttgtgtgtgtatatgagtgtACGTGCAcgtgactgtctgtgtgtgtgtaaagtttCTGCTGGGACCTTTCTTTAGGCTAATTTCATAATTGATCTCATTAGCGCTAACCAGCTCTGTTGCCATTATCTGAATAATCTGCTATTTGAGTCGCAgctgcaggatgtgtgtgtgtgtgtgtgtgtgtgtgtgtgtgtgtgtgtgtgtgtgtgtgtgtgcttgtgcgttTAGGGCCAGAtccaataaaaccaaaacaaagcaTTTGGCAAATATGTGAATAATATTCATTAATTTCCTCGTTTTCCTCGTTTTGAAATCACTTACACCGCTCAGTGCAATGGCTCAAACAGGACTTCATCTTTCAAGTTTAATAGAGGTTTAAGATttagtgggaaaaaaaaaataatgtcttGTCGTCCAAAGACAAAACGATACTTTATTCTAATTGTCCTGAGCCTgtgatttaaaccagttcagTCTTTTTATCTGATCAAAGTTCCTGAATCACTGATAAATATCATTGGCTCTCCCTGCATGAGGAAACGATCCAATAGGATACAACAGGCCCACAGCACACATGGAGAGAGGAACATGCTGCGGTGTGAGGCCTCCTGTACCCTAACTCTCTCCCCGTCCTCTGCAGCCCCGGTCACGGTGCGACAGGCCCCGCATCGGAACCACGGGCACAAGCAGTCGGAGAAGACGACGCGGGTGCGGACGGTGCTGAACGAGAAGCAGCTGCACACGCTGCGGACCTGCTACAACGCCAACCCGCGGCCGGACGCGCTGATGAAGGAGCAGCTGGTGGAGATGACCAGCCTCAGCCCGCGGGTGATCCGCGTCTGGTTCCAGAACAAGCGCTGcaaggacaagaagaagacGCTGCTCATAAAgcatctccagcagcagcacagtgataAGACTGTAAGCATCTTCGTAAGTCGGACCACttgatttctctcttttcatgtaTTCCATGGCTGTCAGTGTTCCTCGTCACTTTACGCTGTTTCATGTCTTTATCGGGCTGATATTAATCCCTGTGAAATCCAGAGTTTATGGCAAACAGATGCACATGGAACAAAACCTCGCAgcttaattatgtttttaaataaaaaatgtgttaacatGGCCTTTGAAATGCCCTGTGATTAACACTTGTTGCAGATTATTGTTAACCTTTCTTTTTCCCTAACGATTAACCGTGTATAGTCctgtagttttactcttgtctACACTCTACTGGACTTAAACTGACTCATGCAACCTTTCCAGTTTGGCTCCAGTGCTGTTCTGTATTCAAACTTTAAGTCAATGAATAATGAATCAACTGCTTTGGCTTCAGTTGCTTGACCTGAAAGATAAAAACATCCTCTGCAAACATGCTCGATCTGCATCAGTGAAACAGCCTTTGCTTTAACAGGCCACGCATCAATCTTCGCTCCACTCCACAAAGGAAACTTCATGAGTAAAACGCCTCTGTCTGCATAATTCCATTGTAGCAATTATAAGGGCTGGTTCTTTCCAAAGTGAGGCTTGGGTGCTAGAGGCTGTCTGATAGGCCTAGATGTTTatactgtttttttcttgtgttccATCAGAACCTCCAGGGCCTCACGGGGACGCCTCTCGTGGCCGGGAGTCCAATCCGACATGAGAGCAACATGATGGGGAACCAAGTGGAGGTCCAGACCTACCAGCCTCCATGGAAGGCCCTGAGTGAGTTCGCCTTGCAGAGCGACCTGGACCAGCCAGCCTTCCAACAactggtgtgtgttcaggacatccatccatcctctatccatccatccatccatccatccatccatccatccatccatcatggCAGATAAAACAAAGCAATATCAATTTCTCAATTATATTGCTTGTATGAATAtgattcatacacacacatgcatttctctctatagttgtgaggacacaaaaccaagtcttaaccctcaaacagccaaTTGAATTTGTggaggaccagccaaaatatCTTCACAATaatggtattgaaccaaaattgggcatcataactatagatagaaatgcgcgcgcgcacacacgcacacacacacacacacacggtgtcaTTCTCAGCATTATATCTATggacttttcaaaataaaagtccctATCTGCTGTATATATTCCCAacactgtctccctcctctctccaggtgTCTTTCTCTGAATCGGGCTCTCTCGGAAACTCCTCGGGCAGCGACGTGACTTCTTTGTCCTCTCAGTTACCGGACACCCCCAACAGTATGGTACCCAGCCCGGTGGAGACGTGAGACGGGGCCCCCATCTTCAACATCCCCTCCACTCCTGCAAGGACAGTTGCAGCATGATCCCGGCCCCCTCCCCTGCATGTGACCAGCTCATCACATCGActtcagagaggagagtgttttttttttttattcttacttGACATGGAAGAGACGGAACAAAGAAAAGCACCGATTGactccgattttttttttttcatctttggaGACTTTATTGACAAAAACTAAGTAGAACAAAAAATGTTGCATGACTTGTTACGGGGACAGAAGATGTACAGAAGACCCGATGGATATACTACAACCAACCTTCCAAGCAGAAACAATACATGGAGACATTTCCACGTCCAAAcagatgaacattttattgtgaTCTTATTGTGTCTCGTTTCTTCAACCTGAGACTTTTTGCTTTTTGATACGTCTATTTGCGTTGTCGAGTCCAGTTGACTCTTTCTTGTCTTAAAGTCAGAGCATGATAATCTGCAAAATATTCGTGttgtaaaaatactttatgtTAAGGGTCAGGATACAGGTTGTTTGAGCTTGTCgaacaaaaaaagtaaattattgttatattatttattggTAGGAAAGCGATTCGTAaagggattattattattaactgataaaaaataaataaaaagctgaataCATAAAGTGGTTTCATGGGAAATATTTGTACAGGCCCGTTTTTTCTTACGTTTTGCTTTTACATAGAAATATGATGATAttgaatttattaaaaataatcaggTCTGAAATTAGGAACAAACACATTGCGAAAATCTAAAATAGTCAAACTCAGAAATCAGTTTAAATTTAGGCTACAGATCATTAAATTGCAATAAATACAGTGTTACTAAATTAATACATTGCAACAAATACAGtggagcaaaaataaatacattgcaACAAATTCAATATAACAGTGTAAATACATTGCCACAAATACTAAGtagcaaaataaatacattgcaACAAATACAATGTAACGatacaaatacattaaaattaataaaatataacattttaaatacattgtaacaaaataaaaacattacaataaatACGATGtaactatataaatacataacaataaatacaatttaacagTGTAAATACATTGCAACAAATACAAcgtaacaaaataaatacattgcaACAAATAGaatgtaacaaaaataaatagattacAATAAATACAACGTAAcgatataaatacattattaaaaaaatgcagaTCTCCGAGATGATTAGAGGAACAGATTCACCGCGTTAATAAGTCAAACTAATGTTCATCTTCAGTTGCAGAGTTTCTCCTGGTGGGCTCTTATGTTGCCCTGCCTGGGTCGAAGCCTAAAGGTCCTGGTGGCTTATCGCCCCCTCTCCATCTCGTGGCGGTCTCCCCCCTCGGTCATCGGCCGGTGGTCATTTACTATCTCGGGGGCAAAAATCTGCTGTAAATTGTGCTCGGTCCAGTTTCTCTGGTTGAGTCAGAGGCCTGGTCTAGACAGCGCGCAGGGATCGGCGACCTCTTATCTAGTCCTGGCATCACCTGCAAGCGATACACTGACTGAAGCCACAACAAACTAACCAAAcagcccccccctccacacacacacatacacacacacacacacaacctcccCAAAGCCCCCCTCGTAAGTGAggggagcagagagcagctcgTAAAGGGTCACTTCAACTCTTCGGTTTATTTTCCTTCAGCGTTATTGCGCACGGGTCAGCCAAGACGACAGCTCAGACTAAATGAGCTGACCCCCCCCCTTTACACCGAGTGCGCGACAACACAGAGCCGCAATGTGTGTGCACGGACGACCTGTGGATGTAAGCACGTTTTCATGTTTAACACGTGTGCTGCAATAAACTCACTTTCACGTTATTCAATCTTAAAAAGCGATTTGCTCTGAATGCTTTATATTcatgtaaatactttttttttatattgataatTTAAGCAGTGATAAAACCTGCCAAC contains these protein-coding regions:
- the isl2b gene encoding insulin gene enhancer protein isl-2b isoform X2 — encoded protein: MVDIIFSSSFLGDMGDHSKKKPGFAMCVGCGSQIHDQYILRVSPDLEWHAACLKCAECSQYLDESCTCFVRDGKTYCKRDYVRLFGIKCAKCNLGFSSSDLVMRARDNVYHIECFRCSVCSRQLLPGDEFSLREEELLCRADHSLLLERSSAGSPISPGHVHSNRALHLAAPVTVRQAPHRNHGHKQSEKTTRVRTVLNEKQLHTLRTCYNANPRPDALMKEQLVEMTSLSPRVIRVWFQNKRCKDKKKTLLIKHLQQQHSDKTNLQGLTGTPLVAGSPIRHESNMMGNQVEVQTYQPPWKALSEFALQSDLDQPAFQQLVSFSESGSLGNSSGSDVTSLSSQLPDTPNSMVPSPVET
- the isl2b gene encoding insulin gene enhancer protein isl-2b isoform X4; the protein is MSPALVSSGTEKHIAKEIMLFGIKCAKCNLGFSSSDLVMRARDNVYHIECFRCSVCSRQLLPGDEFSLREEELLCRADHSLLLERSSAGSPISPGHVHSNRALHLAAPVTVRQAPHRNHGHKQSEKTTRVRTVLNEKQLHTLRTCYNANPRPDALMKEQLVEMTSLSPRVIRVWFQNKRCKDKKKTLLIKHLQQQHSDKTVSIFNLQGLTGTPLVAGSPIRHESNMMGNQVEVQTYQPPWKALSEFALQSDLDQPAFQQLVSFSESGSLGNSSGSDVTSLSSQLPDTPNSMVPSPVET
- the isl2b gene encoding insulin gene enhancer protein isl-2b isoform X1 yields the protein MVDIIFSSSFLGDMGDHSKKKPGFAMCVGCGSQIHDQYILRVSPDLEWHAACLKCAECSQYLDESCTCFVRDGKTYCKRDYVRLFGIKCAKCNLGFSSSDLVMRARDNVYHIECFRCSVCSRQLLPGDEFSLREEELLCRADHSLLLERSSAGSPISPGHVHSNRALHLAAPVTVRQAPHRNHGHKQSEKTTRVRTVLNEKQLHTLRTCYNANPRPDALMKEQLVEMTSLSPRVIRVWFQNKRCKDKKKTLLIKHLQQQHSDKTVSIFNLQGLTGTPLVAGSPIRHESNMMGNQVEVQTYQPPWKALSEFALQSDLDQPAFQQLVSFSESGSLGNSSGSDVTSLSSQLPDTPNSMVPSPVET
- the isl2b gene encoding insulin gene enhancer protein isl-2b isoform X3 yields the protein MVDIIFSSSFLGDMGDHSKKKPGFAMCVGCGSQIHDQYILRVSPDLEWHAACLKCAECSQYLDESCTCFVRDGKTYCKRDYVRLFGIKCAKCNLGFSSSDLVMRARDNVYHIECFRCSVCSRQLLPGDEFSLREEELLCRADHSLLLERSSAGSPISPGHVHSNRALHLAAPVTVRQAPHRNHGHKQSEKTTRVRTVLNEKQLHTLRTCYNANPRPDALMKEQLVEMTSLSPRVIRVWFQNKRCKDKKKTLLIKHLQQQHSDKTVSIFNLQGLTGTPLVAGSPIRHESNMMGNQVEVQTYQPPWKALSVFL